CCTGACCCGTACAAGCTGCCGGAGTCGTCCACCCCCCTCACCAACCAGCACGGCGAGTGCAAGAACGCAACCCTCCGCTACGCGCTCGAGCAGTCCTGTAACACGGTCTTCGGCAAGCTCTCCGACAGCGTCGGTAACGACAAGATGATCGAGCAATCCGAGAAGTTCGGCTTCAACGAGGCCACGCTGGACACTCCCGTCCGCGCCGCGGAGAGCGTCTACCCCGAGGACAACCGCCCGCAGAACGCGATGGCCGGCATCGGGCAGGCCTCCAACCGGGCCACCCCGCTCCAGATGGCCATGGTCGCCTCCGCCGTCGCCAACGACGGCGAGCTGATGGCGCCCTACATGGTCGACCAGCTGCGTGCTTCCAACCTCGACGTCATCGAGACCCACGACCCCGAGACACTGTCCCAGGCAGTCTCACCGGAGAACGCCCAGAAGCTTCAGGACATGATGGAGAGCGTCGTCAAGACGGGTACCGGTCAGAACGCTCAGATCGACGGCGTCACCGTCGGCGGCAAGACCGGTACCGCGCAGCACGGCGTGAACAACAAGGAGAAGCCGTACGCCTGGTTCATCTCCTACGCCCAGCTCAGCGACGGCAGCTCGCCGGTCGCCGTGGCCGTGGTCGTCGAGGACAGCGACGCCTCGCGTGGCGACATCTCCGGTGGCGGTCTCGCCGCCCCGATCGCGAAGAGTGTGATGCAGGCAGTGATCAACAGCAAGAAGTGACGCCGCTCACGTCGCCTTCACATCGGTGCACGTTGCGATACCGGTCCTGTATCGGGTGACGCGGTTGGCCAGGTCACAGAAGGCGAGCCGGGTACCGTATGCCCGGAGCACAGCCGCCGGACCACACATGGGTGCGGTCGGGACCGACGGAGAGGGCTGGTAGGAAGCTATGGAAGAGCCGCGTCGCCTCGGCGGCCGGTACGAGCTGGGCCAGGTGCTCGGCCGTGGTGGCATGGCGGAGGTCTACCTCGCGATGGACACCCGCCTCGGCCGCACCGTGGCGGTGAAGACGCTGCGAGCGGACCTCGCGCGCGACCCCACCTTCCAGGCCCGGTTCCGCCGGGAGGCCCAGTCGGCCGCCTCGCTCAACCACCCCGCGATCGTGGCGGTCTACGACACGGGCGAGGACTACATCGACGGGGTCTCGATCCCGTACATCGTCATGGAGTACGTCGAGGGCTCCACCCTCCGTGAGCTTCTCCACAGCGGCCGCAAGCTGCTGCCGGAGCGGGCCATGGAGATGACCATCGGCATCCTCCAGGGACTGGAGTACGCCCACCGCAACCAGATCGTCCACCGCGACATCAAGCCGGCCAACGTCATGCTGACGCGCAACGGCCAGGTCAAGGTGATGGACTTCGGTATCGCCCGCGCCATGGGTGACTCCGGGATGACGATGACGCAGACGTCTGCGGTCATCGGCACCGCCCAGTACCTCTCCCCGGAGCAGGCCAAGGGCGAGCAGGTGGACGCCCGGTCCGACCTGTACTCCACCGGCTGTCTGCTCTACGAGCTGCTGACGGTCCGCCCGCCGTTCGTCGGTGACTCCCCCGTGGCGGTCGCCTACCAGCATGTGCGGGAAGAGCCGCAACCACCGAGCGTCTTCGACCCGGAGATCACTCCGGAGATGGACGCCATCGTCCTGCGTGCCCTGGTCAAGGACCCGGACTACCGCTATCAGTCCGCCGACGAGATGCGTGCCGACATCGAGGCCTGCCTCGATGGTCAGCCCGTCGCGGCCACGGCGGCCATGGGCTCCGTCGGCTACGGCGGCTACCCGGACGACCAGCCGACCACCGCCCTGCGGGCCGACGCCGGCGCCACGACGATGCTCCCTCCGGTCGGCCCGGACGACGGTTACGGCTACGACGACCGCCAGGGCCGTCGCCGCCAGCAGCAGAAGAAGAACAACACCTCGACGATCCTCCTGGTCGTCGCAGGTGTCCTGGTGCTGATCGGCGCGGTCCTCATCGGCCAATGGATGTTCTCGGGCAGCGGCACCGGCAACGACACCCTCAAGGCACCGAACTTCGTCGGGCAGAGCGAGGCGGAGGCGAAACAGGCCGCCACCAACGTCGATCTGAAGGTGACGACGACCAAGGCCGCGTGCGAAGAGCAGAAGACCGGCAACGTCTGCGAGCAGAACCCGAAGGCGGACACCGAGGTCAAGAAGGGCGACACCATCGCCCTGGTCATCTCGACGGGCGCTCCGAAGGTCACGGTCCCCGACGTCCAGGGCATTCAGTTCGACGAGGCCGAGGCCGAGCTCAAGGACAAGGGCTTCGAGGTCGAGAAGAAGACCGAGGAGTCCGACCGCACGGCCGGCATCGTGATCGACCAGGACCCGGCCAGCGGCAAGCTCGAGAAGGGCTCCACGGTCACGCTGACGGTCGCCAAGGCTCCGGACAAGGAAACCGTCCCGGACGTGGCCCGGCAGAGCTGTGACGCAGCCAAGAACCAGATGGCGGCCAACAACCTCGTCGGCACGTGCACCGAGGTCGAGACCCAGGACCCCAACCTCGTCGGCAAGGTCGTCGCGACCAGCCCCGAGGCGGGCTCCGAGCTCAACAAGGGCGACACGGTCACCATCCAGATCGGCAAGGCGGCCGAGGAGGAGAAGCAGGAGGCCGAGGTCCCGAACGTCGTCGGACGGACCGTGGGCCAGGCCAAGCAGATCCTCCAGGCGGCCGGCTTCACCAACATCCAGTTCGCGGGCGGCAGCGACCAGAGCGACACCGCGCTCGTGACCGACCAGGACCCGGACGGCGGCAACAAAGCCGACCCGGCCCAGACGACGATCACCCTCGCTTCGGTCGGTTTCGGCGGCAACAACGGCAACAACAACAATGGCGGCGGCGACGGCGGAGGCTTCTTCGACTAGCGCCACCTACCCATGGCAGAGGGACTGACCGAGCCCTCTGCCCCGTACGACGAAGGAGCCCCGGCACCCTCCCCGAGGGGGTTGCCGGGGCTCCTTCGTCGTCTCGATGTTTCACGTGAAACAGGATGTTTCACGTGAAACATCCCTAGAGGACAGCGCCCAACCGAGCCGCTATCGGAGTTCCTTCGGCAGCGTGCGTTCCGCGTTCACGCGCTCCACCCGCTCCAGCTCGCCCCACACGATGTACCGGTACCGGGACGTGTAGACGGGCGTGCAGGTGGTGAGGGTGATGTATTTGCCGGCCTTCTTCTTGCCGGACTCCTTGGGGATGTTCGAGAGCACCTTGACGTTGTACTTCGAGGTCTCGGTGAGGGTGTCGTAGACCTTGTAGACGTACCAGTTGTCGCGCGTCTCGAAGACGATCGAGTCGCCCTTCTCGAGCTTGTCGATGTTGTGGAACTTCGCGCCGTGTCCGTCGCGGTGGGCGGCCAGGGTGAAGTTGCCGTCCTTGTCGGAGCTGGGGAGGGTCGCCTTGACCGGGTCGGTGTAGTAGCCGGCGACACCACCGTTGAGAACCTTGGTGGAGGTGCCCTTCTTCACCAGGACCTCGCCGTTGTTCATGGCGGGGACGTGCAGGAAGCCGATGCCGTCCTTGGTGTCCAGGGCCCCGGGGCCGTCGTCCGAGGCCCAGGTGTCGCGGACCTTGTTCGCTTCCTTGTCCGCCTCGCGGTCGGCGAGCACGTTCGTCCACCACAGCGAGTAGACGACGAACAGACCGAGCACCAGGCCCGCCGTGATGAGGAGTTCACCGAAGACGCTGACCGCCAAGGCGATCCGGCTCATGCCGCGGCGCCGCGGCGTGGCCTCGGACGCGTCCGTCGTCTCTTCGGTGTCGTCGGTGGTCACTGCCACAGTTCTTCCGCCCTTGGTCGAGCCCCTACTGGACGAGCGCGTCGGGCTTCCCCTCGCTGCGCGGCCGTTCCTCCACCATCTTGCCCCACACGATCATGCGGTACTTGCTCGTGAACTCCGGCGTGCACGTGGTCAGCGTGATGTAGCGACCCGGCTGGGTGAAGCCGGAGCCCGGGGGCACGGGTTGGAGCACGCTGACGTTCGACGGCGGGGTCACCGGCAGGATCGAGGCCATGTCGTAGACGTAGTACGTGTCCTGCGTCTCCACGACGATCGGGTCGCCCGGCTTGAGCCGGTTGATGTACCGGAACGGTTCGCCATGGGTGTTGCGGTGGCCCGCGATACCGAAGTTGCCCGCCTTGTCCTCGGGCATCGCCGTCTTGATGCTGTTCTCGTCGTAGTGGCCGACCATTCCGCGGTCCAGGACCTTCGACTTGCTGATGCCCTCGGCGATCGGCACGACGACGTCCAGCTTCGGAATGTGCAGGATGGCGAAGCCCTGCCCGGGCTCGAAGGCGCCCGGCGCGCGCTTGCCGCTCTTCCACTCCTCCTGGAGGCTCGTCGCCTCGCGGCCCGCCTGCTGATGGGCGCGGATGTTGGACCACCAGAGCTGATAGGTGACGAAGAGCAGCATCACCACGCCGGTGGTGATGAACACCTCGCCGATGACCCGGCTCGCGATCACTCCCGCGCTGGGCTTGCGCGCCCGCGCCGCCCGTCGCGCCTCGATCCTGGAGCGGGGCGCAGCCGACAGCCCGCCCTCTCCTAAGCCCTCCTCGGGCCCCTGAGCGGCTCCTGGGCCGGCATGGGCCCCCGGGGAGCCCCCGTGCCTCCCGTGCCGTCTGGCGGCCTTACGGCGGGCCGCACGGCCTCCGGGAGCCGGGGGCGCGGGTATCGGCTCGGCCGCGGCAGCTATCCGCCGCGCCTCCTCCACCCGCAGTGCCACCGTCTCCTCGTCGATCGGAGGGTGCTGCAGGGCCGTTTCGGTCGGGATGCCGCCTGGGGCGCGCACCGAGCCGACCGGGTCATAGGTCTCGTACAGCCCGTCGGACGCGGGCTGGAGAAGCGGCTCGTAGGTCTCGTACTGCTCGTACGGCTCGACCGCGGGCTCCGTGTACGGCTGCGGCTGCCCGAACCAGTCGTCCTGCCCGTACTGCGGGGCCTGTTGAACGGTCCACGGCCGCGGATCAGCCGTGTCCCCGAACGGCGCTCCCGGCTGAAAGGCCTCCGCCTCGAACGACTCGGTGCCCCCGTACGCGGCCTCGCCGCCGTAGGGGGCACTCTCACGCTCGGGGCGCAGTGCCGTCACGCCGTGGCCCTGCCCACCACGGGGGCGAGCCCCGTCGACCTGGCCACGGCCTCTTGGTCACCGCATTCGGCCAGCCAGTTGGCGAGCATGCGGTGGCCGTGCTCGGTGAGCACCGACTCGGGGTGGAACTGCACGCCCTCGACCGGCAGTTCCCGGTGCCTGAGGCCCATGATGATCCCGTCGTGCGTGCGCGCCGTGACCTCCAACTCGGCCGGCACAGTGGCCGGCTCCGCGGCCAGGGAGTGGTAGCGGGTCGCGGTGAAGGGGGT
The DNA window shown above is from Streptomyces akebiae and carries:
- a CDS encoding peptidoglycan D,D-transpeptidase FtsI family protein, whose translation is MNKPLRRIAIFCGLLVLALLIRTNWLQYVQADSLATDKNNRRVAIERYATPRGDIIVDGKAITGSVASEGLDYKYKRTWKNGEMWAPVTGYSSQIIGATQLESLEDGILTGNDDRLFFRNTLDMLTGKKKEGGSVVTTLNAAAQKAAFEGLGDKKGAVAALDPKTGAILALASTPSYDPSTFAGISTKDSKTFSKLEKDPDKPMLNRALRETYPPGSTFKVVTAAAALENGVVSDIDDKTDTPDPYKLPESSTPLTNQHGECKNATLRYALEQSCNTVFGKLSDSVGNDKMIEQSEKFGFNEATLDTPVRAAESVYPEDNRPQNAMAGIGQASNRATPLQMAMVASAVANDGELMAPYMVDQLRASNLDVIETHDPETLSQAVSPENAQKLQDMMESVVKTGTGQNAQIDGVTVGGKTGTAQHGVNNKEKPYAWFISYAQLSDGSSPVAVAVVVEDSDASRGDISGGGLAAPIAKSVMQAVINSKK
- a CDS encoding class E sortase — its product is MAVTTDDTEETTDASEATPRRRGMSRIALAVSVFGELLITAGLVLGLFVVYSLWWTNVLADREADKEANKVRDTWASDDGPGALDTKDGIGFLHVPAMNNGEVLVKKGTSTKVLNGGVAGYYTDPVKATLPSSDKDGNFTLAAHRDGHGAKFHNIDKLEKGDSIVFETRDNWYVYKVYDTLTETSKYNVKVLSNIPKESGKKKAGKYITLTTCTPVYTSRYRYIVWGELERVERVNAERTLPKELR
- the pknB gene encoding Stk1 family PASTA domain-containing Ser/Thr kinase — encoded protein: MEEPRRLGGRYELGQVLGRGGMAEVYLAMDTRLGRTVAVKTLRADLARDPTFQARFRREAQSAASLNHPAIVAVYDTGEDYIDGVSIPYIVMEYVEGSTLRELLHSGRKLLPERAMEMTIGILQGLEYAHRNQIVHRDIKPANVMLTRNGQVKVMDFGIARAMGDSGMTMTQTSAVIGTAQYLSPEQAKGEQVDARSDLYSTGCLLYELLTVRPPFVGDSPVAVAYQHVREEPQPPSVFDPEITPEMDAIVLRALVKDPDYRYQSADEMRADIEACLDGQPVAATAAMGSVGYGGYPDDQPTTALRADAGATTMLPPVGPDDGYGYDDRQGRRRQQQKKNNTSTILLVVAGVLVLIGAVLIGQWMFSGSGTGNDTLKAPNFVGQSEAEAKQAATNVDLKVTTTKAACEEQKTGNVCEQNPKADTEVKKGDTIALVISTGAPKVTVPDVQGIQFDEAEAELKDKGFEVEKKTEESDRTAGIVIDQDPASGKLEKGSTVTLTVAKAPDKETVPDVARQSCDAAKNQMAANNLVGTCTEVETQDPNLVGKVVATSPEAGSELNKGDTVTIQIGKAAEEEKQEAEVPNVVGRTVGQAKQILQAAGFTNIQFAGGSDQSDTALVTDQDPDGGNKADPAQTTITLASVGFGGNNGNNNNGGGDGGGFFD
- a CDS encoding class E sortase, with translation MTALRPERESAPYGGEAAYGGTESFEAEAFQPGAPFGDTADPRPWTVQQAPQYGQDDWFGQPQPYTEPAVEPYEQYETYEPLLQPASDGLYETYDPVGSVRAPGGIPTETALQHPPIDEETVALRVEEARRIAAAAEPIPAPPAPGGRAARRKAARRHGRHGGSPGAHAGPGAAQGPEEGLGEGGLSAAPRSRIEARRAARARKPSAGVIASRVIGEVFITTGVVMLLFVTYQLWWSNIRAHQQAGREATSLQEEWKSGKRAPGAFEPGQGFAILHIPKLDVVVPIAEGISKSKVLDRGMVGHYDENSIKTAMPEDKAGNFGIAGHRNTHGEPFRYINRLKPGDPIVVETQDTYYVYDMASILPVTPPSNVSVLQPVPPGSGFTQPGRYITLTTCTPEFTSKYRMIVWGKMVEERPRSEGKPDALVQ